In Papio anubis isolate 15944 chromosome 17, Panubis1.0, whole genome shotgun sequence, the following are encoded in one genomic region:
- the LOC101003700 gene encoding uncharacterized protein LOC101003700 isoform X1, with protein MSQIQTRGLLERVPRGGSAPWPGLGRSPVMLHRPQEEPAVPRSWRGRERTRPRRRRSWRAGLDFVVAAWRSRRSCLTRRPCPGSVRDSRDLWLQTPLGRRPRAGTLLRMRLWGPSRGPREGCPWGL; from the exons ATGAGCCAGATCCAGACCCGCGGCCTTCTAGAGAGGGTCCCGCGGGGAGGGTCGGCGCCCTGGCCCGGGCTGGGCCGGAGCCCTGTGATGCTGCATCGCCCCCAGGAGGAGCCGGCTGTGCCCCGGAGTTGGCGCGGCCGAGAGAGGACAAGACCGCGCCGCAGGCGTAGCTGGAGGGCGGGACTCG ACTTTGTTGTCGCTGCCTGGAGGAGCCGGAGGAGCTGTCTTACCAGGAGACCATGCCCTGGAAGTGTCCGGGACTCTCGGGACCTGTGGCTGCAAACCCCACTGGGACGCAGGCCCAGAGCTGGCACACTCCTCAGGATGAGACTCTGGGGCCCTAGCCGGGGTCCACGGGAGGGCTGTCCTTGGGGACTCTAG
- the LOC101003700 gene encoding uncharacterized protein LOC101003700 isoform X2: MADGLFQRRPWGPEQIRPDPESEGLFDKPPPEDPPAARAPRSASAAGKKAGRRAGGRAQGGRAGQPPKAASRPQPKEEAPPLVEGCYLDHFPHLSIFIYAAIAFSITSCIFTYIHLQLA; this comes from the coding sequence ATGGCTGACGGACTCTTTCAGCGCAGACCCTGGGGTCCCGAGCAGATTCGCCCGGACCCCGAGTCCGAAGGCCTGTTTGACAAGCCTCCCCCGGAAGACCCTCCTGCTGCCCGTGCGCCCAGGTCCGCGTCGGCCGCGGGCAAGAAGGCTGGTCGGCGCGCGGGCGGGAGGGCGCAGGGGGGCCGCGCCGGGCAGCCCCCGAAGGCCGCATCGCGCCCCCAGCCCAAGGAGGAGGCGCCTCCACTGGTCGAGGGCTGCTATCTCGACCATTTTCCTCACCTCTCCATCTTCATCTACGCAGCCATCGCCTTCTCCATCACCTCCTGCATCTTTACCTATATCCATTTACAGCTTGCCTGA